Within Metabacillus sp. KUDC1714, the genomic segment AAGTCAAGATGGGACCGCGGTATGGGGTAAACAACTACCTTTAGAGGATAAAGAGTAAGTTTGTCATGCTTTAAAGCATATGATTCTATGCTTATTTATCAGTCCTTTAAAAATAAATGAAGTACATATGTACTAGTAAAAAGAGACTCTTGAATTGTATATGCCATATAAAAAACCTCAAGTCCGATTGAGGTTTTTTATATGGCATTAAGGTTAGCTGAATGCGTTAATTATATAATACAGGTTTTAGCTTGAAAGTCCCAGTCTGTTAACATATACGGATAAGTTGATTTCATTTATCAGAAAAATAAAAAAATAATTATTGAAAAAAGCAAAGTAATTATTTACAATAAACTTATACGGATGAATTGAGGCGGATGTTACCTTTTATAATATACATTCGTACAACATCTGATACGAGTTAAAAAATAGTAATATTATCTATTAGTTTAGTAGCAAGACTAACTACTTAATACAAACTATATTAATAAATAGCTAGTTTGTAAGCGTTAACAAGAGTGGAGTGTGCTAATGTTAATTTTTTAAGTTGTTAGTACAATATATTGATTAACTATTTTGAAGGAGGGGAGCATAATAAACTGGTTATTACATTCCTTTTAATGCTGTTCATGAATTAAATAGAACATCAACATCAAATGAACTCCCAAAAAGCAATATTGATTTAATCATCTCGTCAACGATTTGATTCACTTATTCTTTAAGTCTTCTTTAAAACCTACATCTATCAAATTTCACCATGGACTCAACAAAAATAAAAAATATGATGAACGATCACAGGTAATTTTTTGTCTGAAGTTATATTTGAAAAAGTAAAGTAGGGGGAAATTACAATGAAAAAGAAAAAGTTATTATCATTGTTATTAACAACTTGTCTAGCTACAACTACATTGGTGGCATGTAGCGATAAGACAAGTAAGGAACCAGAGAAAACAGAAGATGGAAGAGTAGTATTAACTGGACTTATTACTAAACACCCGCTAACAAAAGATGTTAACAAAATGGAATGGTTAGAAGAAGCAGAGAAACGTGCAGGTGTAGACATAAAATGGGAAGAGGTATCTGCAGACTGGGATCAGAAAAAAGGTGCAATGCTTGCTGGTGGTGATATTCCAGATATAATCGTTGGACCTAACGCTATTACAGATGCAGACTTTTCGAAATTCAAAGGATTGTTTGAAGATTTAACACCATTAATCGAGGAGCATGCACCAAATGTTCAGAAAATGTTTGATGAAAAGTCTGAATTAAAAGTCATTTCAACACAGTTGAATGGCGAAATTTACGGTTTACCTAAATATCAAAGGTATTGGCCTAATACTGGAACAAGACAATTTATCAATCAACAATGGTTAGACAATTTAGGTTTAAAACAACCAACAAATTGGGATGAATTATACGAAGTTTTGAAAGCGTTTAAAGAAGAGGATGCAAATGGTAATGGTGATCCAAATGATGAGATTCCAATGGACTTTGCTCCTGTAGGCACAGGTGGATTTGGTTTCTTCCAACCAACTGTTCTATTGGGTAGTACAGGTATGACGATCGTTGGTGGCGGTGGCCAAGGCTATTTCGCTGAAGATGGTGAAGTGAAAAACTTCTTTGTAGATGATCGTTATAAACAAGTTGTTACATTTTTGAACAAGCTTTATAAAGAGAAATTAATAAGTGCTGAGGCATTTACTCAGGATTATACGAAATATCAATCAGTTGCTCGTGGTGAAGGAGAAACTGCAACAGTTGGATATACGTATGGTTGGGAACTTACAGATAGATTTGGTAATGAATTAGCACCACAATATGCCTCAATTGCTCCATTAAAAGTAGATGCAAGCTCAACAGTACAGCCATCATGGACCTACGATTATAATGTATTAAACTATGGAGTTAATATGGTTCAAATGTCATCAAAAACGAAAAACAAAGATGCAGCAATGAAGTTTATTAATGAATTGTATGATCCAAAGGTAAGTATGCAGGTACTATTTGGTTCACTAGGAACGAATATCAAAGATAATGGAGACGATACATACACTGTACTTCCTCCAGAAGATGAAAAAATGGATCCAGGTACATGGAAATGGACATCTACATGGGCAGATAATGGTCCGTTGTATATTTCAGATTCATTAAAATTGACATTAGGTACTGATATGCAATCAGTTGGTAAGCAAACAGAGGCCCTTCAGAGTGCACTTGATGCGGTTGATACTGAAAATGATGTATTACCTGATACATTCTTAAAGTATACGGAAGAAGATAATAATGCAATGAGTCTAGTCAATACAGAATTAATGAATCTAGCAATGGCTAACTTCTCTAAATGGGTAACAAAAGGTGGGATTGATAAAGAGTGGGATGCCTACGTTGAAAAAATGAATCAAATTGGACTTCCAGGAAACCTAGAAATCACTCAAAAATACTATGATGATTACAAATCTAAGATGGAATAAACTGAAATAATAAGTTAATGCAATCAACATAATGTTTAATAAAAATTTGGAAGATGCTATACCGTTTTTTTTATCTGGTATAGCATCTTCTAAAAATAAAGGAGAATTTTTTATGCCCTTTATAAACTCTCAAACCAATAAAGCGGATAACATTCCTATCATTCCTTTGCAAAAAAAGAAGACAATTTTTAATACGTTTAAACGTGATTATCAATTATGGTTATTAATTCTTCCTGCAATTGTTTGTGTGATTATATTTAACTACATTCCGATGTACGGAATTCAATTAGCCTTTCGTGAATATGACTTTACTGCTGGACTTACTGGTGGAGAATGGGTAGGGCTAAAATACTTCGAACAATTTATTAATAGTCATATGTTTATAGACTTATTGAAAAACACAGTTGTGCTAAGTTTAACAACGATTCTTATAGGTTTTCCAGCTCCAATAATACTGGCTTTGTTAATTAACCAAATTAGATGGAAGCGAGGAAAAAAAATCCTCCAAACAACAGTCTATTTACCACACTTTATTTCAATCGTGGTATTGGTTGGGTTGTTAAATGTACTTTTATCACCAAATACTGGTATTCTCGGTCTCTTAGTCAATAAATTAGGTTTTGAGGATTTAAATTTATTAGCGTCTACAAAATCATTTGTACCGGTTTACGTGTTATCTGATGTATGGCAGCATGTTGGGTGGAATAGTATTATTTATTTGGCAGCGCTCTCTAGCGTTGATCCACAATTATATGACGCTGCAAAAATTGATGGGGCGAATAGGTGGCAAATTATTCGGAATGTAGAAATCCCAGCGATTATTCCTACAATTATTATCCTTCTCATTCTCAATATGGGTCATATCATCAGTACAGGATTCGAAAAGATATTTTTAATGCAAAATTCATTAAACCTTCCAGTTTCAGAAGTAATTGAAACGTATGTTTATAAAATCGGTATTATTTCGAATCAGTTTAGCTATGCGGCAGCTATTGGTTTATTTAATACACTAATTAATTTCACTTTATTGCTATTAATGAATTATATTGCAAAAAGAACTTCAAAAATTAGTCTTTGGTAATCGGATATCGGTTACTAAATGCTGTTATTATGAGATGTTCATTATACTTTGCAAGGAGGGAAGGTCATGGGCTTTTTAAAAACGAAAAATAAGTCAGAATTGATTTTCGATATTATTATCTACACAGTATGTGCTTTGGTATTCTTAGTCATTGCCTATCCTTTGTATTTTGTCATTATTGCATCTGTTAGTGATTCAACTCTTGTTTCCACAGGGAAAGTGTTATTATTCCCAAAAGGTTTTAGTCTCTTTGGATATCAAGAGATTTTTCAGGATTCAAGAATATGGATCGGATATAGAAATACAATGATCTACGCATTAGGTGGTACGTTTGTAAATCTATTATTCACATTACCAGCAGCATATGCACTATCAAGACAAGAGTTTAGAGCAAGACGTCCTTTAATGTTTTTCTTTGTATTCACCATGTTTTTTAATGGTGGTTTAATACCTACGTATTTATTAATGAAAGATTTATCGATGATCGATACAATGTGGGTCTTTATCTTTAACCCAGTTACAGTAAATGTATTTAACCTTATTATTACAAGAACGTTTTTTGAAAGTACAATTCCAAATGAAATGTATGAAGCTGCCATTATGGATGGCTGTAATCACTTTAAATTTTTCACAAAAATAGTTTTGCCTTTGTCTAAAGCGGTAATATCAGTAATTGGACTTTATTACTTAGTTTGGCATTGGAACGATTTCTTTACTGGTTTGATTTATATTAGAGATTATAGTTTACAACCATTACAAATCGTGTTGAGAGATATCCTTATTTCAAATCAAGTATTCGCTGAAGGTGCAGGTAGTACCGGAAGTGGTTATGCACAAAGATATGCAGATCAAGTCAAATATGGGGTTATCATTGTTTCAACATTACCGATTTTAGTCGTGTACCCATTTTTACAGAAATATTTTGAGAAGGGCGTTATGATCGGATCTGTTAAGGGATAAAGAAATAGAATGATGTAGTTTTTAATTGTATTGTTATCTTCTATCAAAGCAGGATCAAATAGCCATCAATCGTTAAATTAATGGCTATTTGATGTTTTCACTTTTTAATAGTATAAAAGCTATTTAATTTGCCTTTAAAAGATTAATAAGACTTCTAAAAAGAAAAACGCAATTGGAATCTGATAGTAAATTCCAATTGCGTTTTCTATGTTAATTATCAAGCAAAACTACACATCTTTATTAAACGATAAATTATTTTAATCACGATTGAGGCTAGGGGAAGCTGCGTTAATTTCTGGGAAAGAGCCAGAAGATACTTTCATAATAATGAGACTGGTTAAACTTACCCCGAAAACAGGGATCAATCCAGGTACTTGAATTAATAGCACGATCATAATACCTAATATTATGATCATAAGTAAGGATTGTAATGGTCTACCTATCGATAAGATAAAGGCATATTTGATATAATCTCTAGTTTTAAGATTGAAATGAACAAAAATAGGAAATACATGTAACAAAGTTAATAGATAAAGTAGTCCTATAATATAAGTAATAATAGTTATGAGTAAGTTGAAAAAGTTGGTATCTAATTGCTGTAATACTCTTAAATCGATATACAAAAGAACTCCTACAATTAAAAATATATACCCAATAATATTTGCTTTGATAAACTCGACTTTAAATGTTTTCCAGAATAATTTAAGTATAGATACGTTTTCTGTTGACATTATTAACTTTCTCATTACAGCAAATAAAGCTACTGTGGCCGGAAAAATTCCAAGTACAAAAAGCCCTAATAAAGAAAAGAAAAGCCATAAAATATTTAATAAAAATAAATTAAAGGCCCATTCCCCAATACGAATATACCAACTTGTTACACTTTTCATATCTACTAGTCCTCCGATATTTTTTTGTAAACGCTATTAAATTGAATATTATTAGTAAAAATTAAAGTGATTTCATCAAGTTACTTCAAAATGAAGTATAAGGCAAGAATACACTAATTTTTTGAATTCGTAAATGAATTTCCTTCATAAATATAAAAACTTGTCATTATAACTTTTCTATTAATTCATTAGTAGAGACGTATAAATATATGTTAAGTTTGAATTTCTAGATACAATCTTGACAAACAAAAAGAATTTCCTTAATCTAAATGTACGTACAAATAATATTAGTGCAAAACACTATTTGTTCAACTGATTGGATTCAAGGTTCCAACATTGAATAACACACAATTTTGAAAGCGTTTTATCTTTTTGGGCAGCGAATAGATTGGAAGATTTAAACTTTAAGTATAGTCTTTCATGGAAAGAACCTATCAAACTAAATGAAAGCTTTTTACAACCTATTTAACTGAAGGGAAGGGAAAAACATGAAACATCATCAATATGCTTTAACGCCTCCAATGGGGTGGAATAGTTGGGATTGCTATGGAGCAACAGTAAGAGAAGATGAAGTAAAAGGCAACGCAGATTATATGGCAACAAATTTGAAAAAATATGGTTGGGAATATGTTGTTGTTGATATTCAATGGTCAGAACCAGGGGCAATTTCTTCGGCATACCGTCCCTTTGTTCCATTGGAGATGGATGAATACTCAAGATTAATTCCGGCTGTAAATCGGTTTCCTTCAGCAAAGGATGGAAAAGGTTTTAAACCATTAGCTGATTATATACATGGGCTTGGCTTAAAATTTGGAATTCATATTATGAGAGGAGTTCCTCGTCAAGCAGTCCATCAAAATACAAAAATACTCGGAACAGAAGTAACAGCAAGGGACATTGCTAAACCTAATTCGATATGTCCATGGAATACAGATATGTATGGTGTAGATTGTTCAAAAAAAGGCGCTCAAGAATACTATGATTCTATATTCAAACTTTATGCAGAGTGGGAAGTGGATTTTGTTAAGGTTGATGATATAGCAGATTCAAAGCTTTACGGCGCACATACAGATGAAATTAAAATGATTCGGAAAGCCATTGATTGTTGTGGTCGCCCAATGGTGTTAAGCCTTTCACCAGGACCT encodes:
- a CDS encoding extracellular solute-binding protein; protein product: MKKKKLLSLLLTTCLATTTLVACSDKTSKEPEKTEDGRVVLTGLITKHPLTKDVNKMEWLEEAEKRAGVDIKWEEVSADWDQKKGAMLAGGDIPDIIVGPNAITDADFSKFKGLFEDLTPLIEEHAPNVQKMFDEKSELKVISTQLNGEIYGLPKYQRYWPNTGTRQFINQQWLDNLGLKQPTNWDELYEVLKAFKEEDANGNGDPNDEIPMDFAPVGTGGFGFFQPTVLLGSTGMTIVGGGGQGYFAEDGEVKNFFVDDRYKQVVTFLNKLYKEKLISAEAFTQDYTKYQSVARGEGETATVGYTYGWELTDRFGNELAPQYASIAPLKVDASSTVQPSWTYDYNVLNYGVNMVQMSSKTKNKDAAMKFINELYDPKVSMQVLFGSLGTNIKDNGDDTYTVLPPEDEKMDPGTWKWTSTWADNGPLYISDSLKLTLGTDMQSVGKQTEALQSALDAVDTENDVLPDTFLKYTEEDNNAMSLVNTELMNLAMANFSKWVTKGGIDKEWDAYVEKMNQIGLPGNLEITQKYYDDYKSKME
- a CDS encoding carbohydrate ABC transporter permease; the protein is MGFLKTKNKSELIFDIIIYTVCALVFLVIAYPLYFVIIASVSDSTLVSTGKVLLFPKGFSLFGYQEIFQDSRIWIGYRNTMIYALGGTFVNLLFTLPAAYALSRQEFRARRPLMFFFVFTMFFNGGLIPTYLLMKDLSMIDTMWVFIFNPVTVNVFNLIITRTFFESTIPNEMYEAAIMDGCNHFKFFTKIVLPLSKAVISVIGLYYLVWHWNDFFTGLIYIRDYSLQPLQIVLRDILISNQVFAEGAGSTGSGYAQRYADQVKYGVIIVSTLPILVVYPFLQKYFEKGVMIGSVKG
- a CDS encoding YesL family protein produces the protein MKSVTSWYIRIGEWAFNLFLLNILWLFFSLLGLFVLGIFPATVALFAVMRKLIMSTENVSILKLFWKTFKVEFIKANIIGYIFLIVGVLLYIDLRVLQQLDTNFFNLLITIITYIIGLLYLLTLLHVFPIFVHFNLKTRDYIKYAFILSIGRPLQSLLMIIILGIMIVLLIQVPGLIPVFGVSLTSLIIMKVSSGSFPEINAASPSLNRD
- a CDS encoding glycoside hydrolase family 27 protein, producing the protein MKHHQYALTPPMGWNSWDCYGATVREDEVKGNADYMATNLKKYGWEYVVVDIQWSEPGAISSAYRPFVPLEMDEYSRLIPAVNRFPSAKDGKGFKPLADYIHGLGLKFGIHIMRGVPRQAVHQNTKILGTEVTARDIAKPNSICPWNTDMYGVDCSKKGAQEYYDSIFKLYAEWEVDFVKVDDIADSKLYGAHTDEIKMIRKAIDCCGRPMVLSLSPGPAPLEQASLLEENANMWRMTDDFWDLWELLYNMFDRCYKWSKNIGPGYWPDADMLPLGHIGIRSVDGGASDRYTRFTRDEQVTMMTLWSIFRSPLMFGGELRDNDEWTLSLLTNEEVLDMHKNSHSARQVYRQDDKVVWTAKGDEENLYVALFNIGNEKQKVTVNLNQLDLPSSKQVHLRDLWKCKHLGSVSNEISYELSPHSAKLLKISL
- a CDS encoding ABC transporter permease; the protein is MPFINSQTNKADNIPIIPLQKKKTIFNTFKRDYQLWLLILPAIVCVIIFNYIPMYGIQLAFREYDFTAGLTGGEWVGLKYFEQFINSHMFIDLLKNTVVLSLTTILIGFPAPIILALLINQIRWKRGKKILQTTVYLPHFISIVVLVGLLNVLLSPNTGILGLLVNKLGFEDLNLLASTKSFVPVYVLSDVWQHVGWNSIIYLAALSSVDPQLYDAAKIDGANRWQIIRNVEIPAIIPTIIILLILNMGHIISTGFEKIFLMQNSLNLPVSEVIETYVYKIGIISNQFSYAAAIGLFNTLINFTLLLLMNYIAKRTSKISLW